Proteins from a genomic interval of Quercus lobata isolate SW786 chromosome 11, ValleyOak3.0 Primary Assembly, whole genome shotgun sequence:
- the LOC115969465 gene encoding uncharacterized protein LOC115969465 isoform X1: MPLKISYLLVMVFLADPNDIFLTDGASPAAPYYLNEATGWGLEVSSLKKQFGAAKSQGIIVGALNVINPRNPTGQVPGEENQRDIAEFCRKGLVLLANEINKIILVLIHMKGLMWRDLSILNCSSFPNSTKQLDGNLPSKLEEFLNNNQGVEMVVKLGRENTNCQVILLQKIRGPILQLKPKKQQWFPNALGAFMYPIYGHGELPQAFCRRAAVKGCIHVSSSQGIHSLVF; the protein is encoded by the exons ATGCCtctcaaaatatcatatttg CTCGTGATGGTTTTCTTAGCTGATCCAAATGATATCTTCTTGACAGATGGAGCAAGCCCAGCT GCTCCTTACTATCTCAATGAAGCAACAGGATGGGGATTGGAAGTCTCTTCACTTAAGAAGCAATTTGGGGCTGCCAAGTCCCAAGGCATCATAGTTGGGGCTTTAAATGTTATAAATCCCAGAAACCCTACAGGCCAG GTTCCTGGTGAGGAGAACCAGCGTGACATTGCGGAATTCTGCAGGAAAGGTCTTGTGCTACTGGCAAATGAG ATCAACAAGATTATTCTGGTGCTCATACATATGAAAGGATTGATGTGGAGGGATCTTTCCATACTGAATTGTTCAAGCTTTCCAAACAGT ACAAAACAACTTGATGGGAATCTTCCATCTAAACTTGAGGAGTTCCTGAACAACAATCAAGGGGTTGAAATGGTAGTAAAGTTGGGTAGAGAGAATACTAATTGTCAAGTGATTCTGTTACAAAAGATCAGGGGCCCTATCCTTCAGCTAAAACCCAAGAAACAACAGTG GTTTCCAAATGCACTTGGGGCTTTTATGTATCCAATTTATGGCCATGGGGAACTACCACAGGCTTTTTGCCGTCGTGCTGCTGTCAAAGGTTGCATTCATGTAAGTTCTAGTCAAGGGATTCACAGTTTAGTTTTCTAA
- the LOC115969465 gene encoding uncharacterized protein LOC115969465 isoform X2, with the protein MPLKISYLLVMVFLADPNDIFLTDGASPAAPYYLNEATGWGLEVSSLKKQFGAAKSQGIIVGALNVINPRNPTGQVPGEENQRDIAEFCRKGLVLLANETKQLDGNLPSKLEEFLNNNQGVEMVVKLGRENTNCQVILLQKIRGPILQLKPKKQQWFPNALGAFMYPIYGHGELPQAFCRRAAVKGCIHVSSSQGIHSLVF; encoded by the exons ATGCCtctcaaaatatcatatttg CTCGTGATGGTTTTCTTAGCTGATCCAAATGATATCTTCTTGACAGATGGAGCAAGCCCAGCT GCTCCTTACTATCTCAATGAAGCAACAGGATGGGGATTGGAAGTCTCTTCACTTAAGAAGCAATTTGGGGCTGCCAAGTCCCAAGGCATCATAGTTGGGGCTTTAAATGTTATAAATCCCAGAAACCCTACAGGCCAG GTTCCTGGTGAGGAGAACCAGCGTGACATTGCGGAATTCTGCAGGAAAGGTCTTGTGCTACTGGCAAATGAG ACAAAACAACTTGATGGGAATCTTCCATCTAAACTTGAGGAGTTCCTGAACAACAATCAAGGGGTTGAAATGGTAGTAAAGTTGGGTAGAGAGAATACTAATTGTCAAGTGATTCTGTTACAAAAGATCAGGGGCCCTATCCTTCAGCTAAAACCCAAGAAACAACAGTG GTTTCCAAATGCACTTGGGGCTTTTATGTATCCAATTTATGGCCATGGGGAACTACCACAGGCTTTTTGCCGTCGTGCTGCTGTCAAAGGTTGCATTCATGTAAGTTCTAGTCAAGGGATTCACAGTTTAGTTTTCTAA
- the LOC115967732 gene encoding inorganic phosphate transporter 1-1-like, whose amino-acid sequence MAREQLGVLKALDAAKTQWYHFTAILVAGMGFFTDAYDLFCISLVTKLLGRIYYTVPGSLKPGTLPPNVANAVNGVAFCGTLAGQLFFGWLGDKLGRKRVYGITLILMVVCALASGLSFGHSAKGVMATLCFFRFWLGFGIGGDYPLSATIMSEYANKKTRGAFIAAVFAMQGFGNLTGGIVALIVSSAFDHAYKGPAYDINPAASLPPQADYVWRIILMFGAIPAALTYYWRMKMPETARYTALVAKDAKLAAQDMSKVLQVDLHAESEQVRADIGSPAQETSKNSFGLFSKQFMKRHGRHLVGTTVCWFLLDIAFYSQNLFQKDIFSAIGWIPAAPTMSALKEAFTVARAQTLIVLCGLIPGYWFTVAFIDYLGRRTIQIVGFFFMTVFMFALAIPYHHWTQSENRIGFVVMYSLTFFFANFGPNATTFIIPAEIFPARLRSTCHGISAAAGKAGAIVGAFGFLYAAQSTNPAKTDAGYPTGIGMRNSLIALGCINFFGMLFTFLVPESKGKSLEELTGEIDEEENVQTVELHVSTSTSRTFPV is encoded by the coding sequence ATGGCTAGAGAACAACTAGGAGTTCTCAAGGCACTGGACGCTGCGAAGACCCAATGGTACCATTTTACGGCAATTCTGGTTGCTGGAATGGGTTTCTTTACTGATGCATATGATCTTTTTTGCATATCCCTGGTAACCAAGTTACTTGGCCGCATATACTACACAGTTCCAGGTTCATTAAAGCCTGGAACATTGCCTCCCAACGTAGCAAATGCTGTGAATGGTGTTGCATTTTGTGGCACCTTAGCTGGACAGCTCTTCTTTGGTTGGCTTGGTGACAAGTTAGGCCGCAAAAGGGTGTATGGAATAACCCTTATTCTCATGGTTGTGTGCGCCTTAGCCTCAGGGCTGTCCTTTGGTCACTCGGCAAAGGGTGTCATGGCCACATTGTGTTTCTTCCGATTCTGGCTTGGCTTTGGTATTGGCGGCGATTATCCCCTTTCAGCTACAATCATGTCTGAATACGCAAATAAAAAGACTCGTGGGGCATTCATTGCTGCAGTTTTTGCTATGcaaggatttggaaatttgactGGTGGGATTGTTGCTTTGATAGTTTCAAGTGCCTTTGATCATGCATACAAGGGTCCTGCATATGATATTAATCCTGCAGCCTCATTGCCACCGCAAGCTGATTATGTCTGGCGGATAATTTTAATGTTTGGAGCTATCCCTGCTGCTCTCACTTACTACTGGCGTATGAAAATGCCTGAGACTGCTCGTTATACTGCCTTGGTTGCCAAGGATGCAAAACTGGCCGCACAAGACATGTCTAAGGTATTACAAGTGGATCTGCATGCCGAATCTGAACAAGTCAGGGCAGATATAGGGAGTCCCGCTCAAGAGACAAGCAAGAATTCCTTTGGCTTGTTCTCCAAGCAATTCATGAAACGCCACGGGCGTCACTTGGTTGGAACCACTGTTTGTTGGTTCTTGTTGGACATTGCCTTCTATAGCCAAAATCTTTTCCAGAAGGATATCTTTAGCGCAATTGGTTGGATTCCAGCGGCACCAACAATGAGTGCCCTCAAAGAGGCTTTTACAGTTGCAAGAGCTCAAACACTAATAGTTTTGTGTGGTCTTATTCCTGGGTATTGGTTTACAGTGGCTTTCATTGATTATTTGGGACGGCGCACAATCCAAATTGTGGGGTTCTTTTTCATGACTGTCTTTATGTTTGCTCTTGCTATCCCTTACCATCACTGGACTCAAAGTGAAAACCGAATAGGGTTTGTTGTCATGTACTCCCTTACCTTCTTCTTTGCAAATTTTGGACCCAATGCAACCACATTTATTATACCAGCAGAAATATTTCCTGCAAGGCTTAGGTCCACATGTCATGGAATATCAGCAGCAGCTGGAAAGGCTGGTGCAATTGTTGGGGCATTTGGATTTTTGTATGCTGCACAAAGCACCAACCCGGCCAAAACTGATGCAGGTTACCCAACAGGTATTGGAATGAGGAATTCACTTATTGCGCTTGGGTGCATCAACTTCTTTGGAATGTTGTTTACCTTCTTGGTGCCAGAATCCAAGGGAAAATCGTTGGAGGAATTGACAGGAGAGATTGATGAGGAGGAAAATGTACAGACAGTGGAGCTACATGTCTCCACTAGTACTAGTAGGACCTTCCCAGTTTGA